A stretch of the Azorhizobium caulinodans ORS 571 genome encodes the following:
- a CDS encoding CobW family GTP-binding protein, translating to MSPFETPEAGTAPDRPARRGPPEPIPVTVLTGFLGAGKTTLLNRILADTALADTAVLINEFGEIGLDHLFVREVDEGVVLLASGCVCCTVRGDLVAALEDLLRGRDNNRLPPFSRVLIETTGLADPAPILHTLMTHPYLLMRYRLDGVVTVVDAINGGATLDAQPEAVKQAAVSDRIVLTKTDLAQTDAEKTAVADLRRRLATLAPAAPVLDAAAGEATAERILKAGLYDPARKIPDVARWLAEEQIAANREAAEGPAVVTDPNRHDDRIKAFSLATDAAIPASTLDLFLELLRATHGGSVLRMKGIVKLADDPSAPVVLHGVQHVMHPPSRLAAWPDDDHRTRLVMIVRDLDPMVIQRLFEAFLGVPSVDTPDRAAMTDNPLAPPGLSGMR from the coding sequence GTGAGCCCTTTCGAGACGCCGGAGGCCGGCACGGCCCCGGACCGGCCCGCCCGTCGCGGTCCGCCCGAGCCCATTCCCGTCACCGTGCTCACGGGCTTTCTCGGCGCGGGCAAGACGACGCTCCTCAACCGTATCCTCGCCGATACAGCGCTGGCCGACACCGCCGTCCTCATCAATGAGTTCGGCGAGATCGGCCTTGACCATCTGTTCGTGCGCGAGGTGGACGAGGGCGTGGTGCTGCTGGCCAGCGGCTGCGTCTGCTGCACCGTGCGCGGCGACCTTGTGGCGGCGCTGGAAGACCTGCTGCGCGGGCGCGACAACAACCGTCTGCCGCCCTTCTCCCGCGTGCTGATCGAGACCACGGGCCTTGCCGACCCGGCGCCCATCCTCCACACGCTGATGACCCACCCCTATCTGCTGATGCGGTATCGGCTGGACGGGGTGGTGACGGTGGTGGACGCCATCAATGGCGGCGCGACCCTCGACGCGCAGCCCGAGGCGGTGAAGCAGGCAGCCGTCTCCGATCGCATCGTCCTCACCAAGACGGACCTCGCACAGACGGACGCGGAGAAAACCGCCGTTGCCGACTTGCGGCGGCGCCTCGCGACGCTCGCCCCGGCTGCGCCCGTTCTGGATGCGGCGGCGGGGGAAGCGACCGCTGAGCGCATCCTCAAGGCGGGTCTCTATGACCCGGCGCGCAAGATTCCCGACGTGGCCCGCTGGCTGGCGGAGGAGCAGATCGCCGCCAATCGCGAGGCGGCCGAGGGGCCGGCGGTAGTCACCGATCCCAACCGGCACGACGACCGCATCAAGGCCTTTTCGCTCGCCACCGATGCCGCAATTCCCGCCTCGACGCTGGACCTGTTCCTTGAGCTGCTGCGGGCCACCCACGGCGGCAGCGTTCTGCGCATGAAAGGCATCGTGAAGCTGGCGGACGATCCCTCCGCCCCGGTGGTGCTGCACGGCGTCCAGCATGTGATGCATCCGCCGAGCCGCCTTGCCGCATGGCCCGATGACGACCACCGCACGCGTCTCGTCATGATCGTGCGGGACCTTGACCCGATGGTGATCCAGCGCCTGTTCGAGGCCTTCCTTGGTGTGCCCTCGGTGGACACGCCGGACCGGGCGGCGATGACGGACAACCCCCTCGCCCCGCCCGGCCTCTCTGGCATGCGCTGA
- the ligD gene encoding DNA ligase D encodes MGLSTYRAKRDFTVTPEPDGGAKGKARAAASASAGAYVIQKHAARRLHYDLRLEMDGVLKSWAVTRGPSLVPGEKRLAVHVEDHPLAYGGFEGTIPEGQYGAGKVIVWDRGSWTPVGDPHKGYKKGHLEFALDGEKLHGRWHLVRMSPHPGDKKENWLLIKVEDEAARPEGAPEITDEAPLSVVSGRDVEEVGAPSAAKSPKLSTAKTSRPKAAARDAKASEEAETTASGAERGARAVSAPAKAKKTTAARVNGRSTRATAWDLPKGAKRAPLPDFLPPALATLARQAPKGRRYVHEIKFDGYRIAARLEDGEVRLLTRTGLDWSARFGTAIREAAAALPVSDAMLDGEVVVEGGNGASDFSALQADLSEGRTDRFVYYAFDLLHLDGHDLTGAPLAERKALLEQLLTRAEGSGEGVLRYSGHFEDDGAMVLQHACRLSLEGVVSKLKDAPYHSGRSRDWIKSKCSERQEFVIGGFVPSTTARKAIGSLVLGVYEGKRLVHVGRVGTGFSNKMASDLHTLLAPEAVEESPFSARLTADEARGVTFVAPKRVAEVEFRAWTGDGHLRHAAFRGLRDDKAAADVVREAASQPAETPKTPPKRRVRLTHPDRIYWPDAGVTKEGLADYYAEVWPRIAPFIVGRPLALVRCPEGIEGQHFFQKHPWKGADKALKEVHDPKAPDEPPYLAVETLDGLMALVQGAALEIHPFGAPLSDWERPDLLTMDLDPGEGVPWSAVIAAAHEVKARLETAGLAAFVKTSGGKGLHVCAPLKPRADWTELKAFTKAMAETMAQEAPDTYVATITKAKRRGRILVDYLRNQRGSTAVAPYSARARAGAPVSMPIAWEELGEGMGPQHFTVLNAPARLANLSADPWADFRKAAAPLPAGRTAGGTAGGKRRGGRR; translated from the coding sequence ATGGGCCTCAGCACCTATCGCGCCAAGCGCGACTTCACCGTGACTCCCGAGCCCGACGGCGGCGCGAAAGGCAAGGCCCGCGCCGCAGCCAGCGCCTCGGCGGGCGCCTATGTGATCCAGAAGCACGCCGCCCGCCGCCTGCACTATGATCTGCGGCTGGAGATGGATGGCGTGCTGAAGAGCTGGGCCGTCACGCGCGGGCCGAGCCTCGTGCCCGGTGAGAAGCGCCTCGCCGTGCATGTGGAGGACCATCCGCTCGCCTATGGCGGCTTCGAGGGTACCATCCCCGAGGGCCAGTACGGGGCGGGCAAGGTCATCGTCTGGGATCGCGGCAGCTGGACCCCGGTGGGGGATCCGCACAAGGGCTACAAGAAGGGGCATCTGGAATTCGCACTCGACGGCGAAAAGCTCCATGGCCGCTGGCATCTGGTGCGCATGTCACCCCACCCCGGCGACAAGAAGGAAAACTGGCTGCTCATCAAGGTGGAGGACGAGGCGGCGCGCCCTGAGGGTGCGCCCGAGATTACCGACGAGGCGCCCCTCTCCGTCGTCTCGGGCCGGGACGTTGAGGAAGTGGGTGCCCCATCGGCCGCAAAGTCCCCGAAGTTAAGCACGGCAAAGACGTCCAGGCCGAAGGCTGCGGCACGCGATGCGAAGGCATCCGAGGAGGCCGAGACGACCGCAAGCGGCGCGGAGCGGGGTGCGCGCGCAGTGTCTGCTCCGGCAAAAGCCAAGAAAACGACGGCCGCAAGGGTCAACGGACGCTCCACCCGCGCGACCGCCTGGGACCTGCCAAAGGGCGCGAAACGCGCGCCTTTGCCGGATTTCCTGCCCCCGGCTCTCGCCACGCTGGCCAGGCAGGCGCCGAAGGGCCGGCGCTATGTCCATGAGATCAAGTTCGATGGCTATCGCATCGCCGCGCGGCTTGAGGATGGAGAGGTCCGCCTGCTTACGCGCACCGGCCTCGACTGGTCCGCGCGCTTCGGGACGGCGATCCGGGAGGCGGCCGCGGCCCTTCCCGTATCCGATGCCATGCTTGATGGCGAGGTGGTGGTGGAGGGCGGCAACGGCGCCTCGGACTTCTCCGCCTTGCAGGCGGATCTGAGCGAAGGGCGCACGGACCGCTTCGTCTATTATGCCTTCGATCTCCTGCATCTCGACGGGCACGACCTGACGGGCGCGCCGCTCGCGGAGCGCAAGGCGCTGCTGGAGCAATTGCTCACCAGAGCTGAAGGGAGCGGCGAAGGCGTCCTGCGCTACAGCGGCCATTTCGAGGATGACGGCGCCATGGTGCTCCAGCATGCCTGCCGGCTGAGCCTGGAGGGCGTCGTCTCCAAGCTCAAGGATGCGCCCTATCATTCCGGCCGCTCGCGGGACTGGATCAAGTCCAAGTGCTCGGAGCGGCAGGAGTTCGTGATCGGCGGCTTCGTGCCCTCCACCACTGCCCGCAAGGCTATCGGCTCGCTGGTGCTCGGCGTCTATGAGGGCAAGCGCCTCGTCCATGTGGGGCGTGTGGGCACGGGCTTCTCGAACAAGATGGCGTCGGATCTCCACACCCTGCTGGCGCCCGAGGCGGTTGAGGAAAGTCCGTTTTCCGCGCGGCTTACGGCGGATGAGGCGCGGGGCGTCACCTTTGTTGCGCCCAAGCGTGTGGCCGAAGTCGAGTTCCGCGCCTGGACGGGAGACGGCCACCTGCGCCACGCCGCCTTCCGGGGACTGCGCGACGACAAGGCGGCCGCCGATGTGGTGCGCGAGGCCGCGTCGCAGCCGGCCGAGACGCCCAAGACACCGCCCAAGCGCCGGGTGCGCCTCACCCATCCTGACCGCATCTACTGGCCGGATGCGGGCGTCACCAAGGAGGGATTGGCCGATTATTACGCAGAGGTCTGGCCGCGCATCGCGCCCTTTATCGTCGGCCGGCCGCTGGCGCTGGTGCGTTGTCCGGAGGGCATCGAAGGGCAGCACTTCTTCCAGAAGCACCCGTGGAAGGGCGCGGACAAGGCGCTGAAGGAGGTGCACGATCCCAAGGCCCCGGACGAGCCGCCCTATCTCGCCGTCGAGACGCTGGACGGGCTGATGGCGCTGGTGCAGGGGGCGGCGCTGGAAATCCACCCCTTCGGTGCTCCGCTCTCGGACTGGGAGCGCCCGGACCTTCTCACCATGGATCTCGACCCCGGCGAGGGCGTCCCATGGAGCGCGGTCATCGCCGCTGCCCATGAGGTGAAGGCGCGCCTTGAGACGGCGGGCCTTGCCGCCTTCGTGAAGACCTCCGGCGGCAAGGGGCTGCATGTCTGCGCGCCGCTGAAGCCGCGGGCCGATTGGACCGAACTCAAGGCCTTCACCAAGGCCATGGCCGAGACAATGGCGCAGGAGGCGCCCGACACCTATGTGGCGACCATCACCAAGGCCAAGCGGCGTGGCCGCATCCTTGTTGATTATCTGCGCAACCAGCGCGGCTCCACGGCGGTCGCGCCCTATTCCGCCCGCGCGCGGGCCGGGGCGCCCGTCTCCATGCCCATCGCTTGGGAGGAGCTGGGCGAGGGCATGGGGCCCCAGCATTTCACGGTTCTGAACGCACCGGCGCGGCTCGCCAATCTCTCGGCCGATCCATGGGCTGATTTCCGGAAGGCGGCGGCGCCCCTGCCGGCGGGCAGAACGGCGGGCGGAACGGCCGGCGGCAAACGGCGCGGCGGGAGGCGCTGA
- a CDS encoding Ku protein, whose translation MALRASWKGFLTVGALSCHVGLYAAASTSERISLHMVNRKTGHRLRRQYVDEETGEPVEADAQVKGYEVSKGEFVTVEPDEIADIVPAGTKTIAVNTFLACTDVDTAYFDRPYFLAPVDEPSAEVLKLLAAGMSERKVAALGEAVLFRRVRRLLIRPVAEGGALTACTLNFDYEVRSAQEQFADVPKTRISGEMLELATHIIRSKPGKFDPSAIEDRYEDALAALVRAKMEGKPLPKPEPRREEKVVSLLDALRASAGSPDKPAPKRAGAKGKAAGTKTAGSKAGSAKAGGSKATGTKTRKAKSAAASAGAQTRRTGTTRKAG comes from the coding sequence ATGGCACTGCGGGCAAGCTGGAAGGGGTTTTTGACCGTCGGGGCGCTGAGTTGCCACGTGGGTCTCTATGCGGCCGCGTCCACCTCCGAGCGCATCTCGCTGCATATGGTCAACCGCAAGACGGGGCACCGGCTGCGGCGGCAATATGTGGATGAGGAGACGGGAGAGCCGGTCGAGGCCGACGCGCAGGTGAAGGGCTACGAGGTCTCAAAGGGCGAGTTCGTGACCGTCGAGCCTGACGAGATCGCCGACATCGTGCCCGCCGGCACAAAGACCATTGCAGTCAATACCTTCCTCGCCTGCACGGACGTGGACACCGCATATTTCGACCGACCCTATTTCCTCGCGCCGGTGGATGAGCCGAGCGCGGAGGTGCTGAAACTGCTCGCCGCGGGCATGAGCGAACGCAAGGTGGCGGCGCTCGGGGAGGCGGTGCTGTTCCGGCGGGTGCGGCGGCTGCTCATCCGCCCGGTGGCGGAAGGTGGCGCGCTCACCGCCTGTACGCTCAATTTCGATTACGAGGTCCGCTCCGCGCAGGAGCAGTTCGCCGATGTGCCGAAGACGCGCATCTCCGGCGAAATGCTGGAGCTCGCCACGCACATCATCCGCTCCAAGCCGGGCAAGTTCGACCCGTCCGCCATCGAGGATCGCTACGAGGACGCGCTGGCGGCGCTTGTGCGCGCCAAGATGGAGGGCAAGCCGCTGCCCAAGCCCGAGCCGCGGCGCGAGGAGAAGGTGGTGAGCCTGCTCGATGCCCTGCGCGCCAGCGCGGGGTCTCCGGACAAGCCGGCGCCCAAGCGGGCGGGTGCCAAGGGCAAGGCCGCCGGTACGAAGACGGCTGGGTCCAAGGCGGGTAGCGCCAAGGCGGGTGGGTCCAAGGCAACTGGGACCAAGACCCGCAAGGCAAAGAGTGCTGCGGCATCCGCCGGCGCGCAGACGCGGCGTACCGGCACCACCCGCAAGGCGGGGTGA
- a CDS encoding D-alanyl-D-alanine carboxypeptidase family protein, producing the protein MPDLFRLSARLRAAVSPARGALVRLLSATALLCAAGASVNAAPVLLVEADTGRVLEQQDAGKPWYPASVTKLMTVYVALNAVKEGRISFDSLLTVSPLAASQQPSKMGFKPGTQLTLENALRMLMVKSANDMAVVIAEGVGGSMPAFVEEMNDTAERLGMAGTHYNNPNGLPDPGQITTARDLAVLARALIYHFPEQETLFRIPAMRLGKVVYRNYNRLIDRYPGADGMKTGFICSAGFNLVATATRGNKRLIAVILGAPSAVARTEQAAMLLEKGFQPSWSIFASAAPTLNSIQDTGGEPTDMKPYICGGKRKELASENEDDAIFGASGTATSYATQAAAAAGFSGKNPGAALLQNLPPSMPPVDVFIGPKNAPLPPESAFPAEEKKPTAAKPGDKKAHGTATASTGTPPKPQGNAAAARPNATLSNSEKMGLKPQPAPAPKPAQKPAQASADKPKPKTQGNGQDDSAPAQKPGG; encoded by the coding sequence GTGCCGGACCTGTTCCGCCTTTCCGCACGCCTTCGGGCCGCCGTCTCACCCGCCCGTGGCGCGCTGGTGCGCCTCCTGTCCGCGACCGCGCTGCTCTGCGCCGCCGGGGCGAGCGTGAATGCCGCCCCCGTCCTGCTGGTGGAAGCCGATACCGGCCGCGTGCTGGAGCAGCAGGATGCCGGCAAGCCCTGGTATCCGGCCTCCGTCACCAAGCTGATGACCGTCTATGTGGCGCTGAACGCGGTGAAGGAAGGGCGCATCAGCTTTGACAGCCTCTTGACCGTCTCTCCGCTCGCCGCCTCGCAGCAGCCGAGCAAGATGGGCTTCAAGCCGGGCACCCAGCTCACGCTGGAGAATGCCCTGCGCATGCTCATGGTGAAGTCGGCCAACGACATGGCCGTGGTCATCGCCGAGGGCGTGGGCGGCTCCATGCCCGCCTTCGTCGAGGAGATGAACGACACCGCCGAGCGGCTGGGCATGGCGGGCACGCACTACAACAATCCCAACGGCCTGCCCGATCCGGGCCAGATCACCACGGCCCGCGACCTCGCCGTGCTGGCGCGCGCGCTGATCTACCATTTCCCGGAGCAGGAAACGCTGTTCCGCATTCCGGCCATGCGCCTCGGCAAGGTGGTGTATCGCAACTACAACCGCCTCATTGACCGCTACCCGGGCGCGGACGGCATGAAGACCGGCTTCATCTGCTCGGCCGGCTTCAATCTGGTCGCCACCGCCACCCGCGGCAACAAGCGCCTCATCGCCGTCATCCTCGGCGCGCCCTCGGCGGTGGCCCGCACGGAGCAGGCGGCCATGCTGCTGGAGAAGGGCTTCCAGCCCTCCTGGTCCATCTTCGCCTCGGCCGCCCCCACCCTGAACTCCATTCAGGACACCGGCGGCGAGCCCACCGACATGAAGCCCTACATCTGCGGCGGCAAGCGCAAGGAGCTGGCCTCGGAAAACGAGGACGACGCCATCTTCGGCGCCAGCGGCACCGCCACCTCCTATGCGACGCAGGCGGCGGCCGCAGCCGGCTTCTCGGGCAAGAATCCGGGCGCGGCCCTGTTGCAGAACCTGCCGCCCTCCATGCCGCCGGTGGATGTCTTCATCGGCCCGAAGAACGCCCCCCTGCCGCCGGAAAGCGCCTTCCCCGCCGAGGAGAAGAAGCCCACGGCCGCCAAGCCTGGCGACAAGAAGGCCCACGGCACGGCGACCGCCAGCACCGGCACCCCGCCAAAGCCGCAGGGCAATGCCGCCGCCGCCCGGCCCAACGCCACCCTTTCCAATTCGGAGAAGATGGGCCTCAAGCCGCAGCCCGCCCCGGCGCCCAAGCCGGCCCAGAAGCCTGCGCAGGCGAGCGCCGACAAGCCGAAGCCCAAGACGCAAGGCAATGGGCAGGATGACAGCGCCCCGGCGCAGAAGCCCGGCGGCTGA
- the argC gene encoding N-acetyl-gamma-glutamyl-phosphate reductase, which produces MSIRVGIVGISGFGGGEALRLIASHPSFELVYAAGESSAGSRLVDRFPGVPAKLAELLIQKWDPAALPPLDVLFASLPTGASADALARVPKDVKVVDIGGDHRYVEGWVYGLADIWPTRIEGQTRIANPGCFPAATLIPLAPLLADGLIEPGNIVMDVKTGISGAGRGGDSKFGYAESNENLIPYGLLKHVHMPEIASTIERLSGGSAAGLVFTPHLVPMTRGILATIYCRGEATTDRCLDAARRFYAERPFVRVTDKPPQTKWASGSNLAFVSYAADPERNLVIAMGVVDNLGKGAAGQAVQNANLMCGLPETAGLDGAPVWP; this is translated from the coding sequence ATGAGCATTCGCGTCGGCATCGTTGGGATCAGCGGCTTTGGGGGCGGCGAAGCGCTGCGCCTGATCGCGAGCCACCCGTCTTTCGAGCTGGTCTACGCAGCGGGAGAAAGCAGCGCCGGCAGCCGCCTGGTGGATCGCTTTCCCGGTGTGCCGGCCAAGCTGGCCGAGTTGCTGATCCAGAAGTGGGATCCCGCAGCCTTGCCGCCGCTCGACGTCCTGTTCGCGTCGCTGCCGACGGGCGCCTCGGCCGATGCATTGGCTCGCGTACCCAAGGATGTGAAGGTCGTCGATATCGGCGGGGACCATCGCTACGTCGAGGGCTGGGTGTATGGCCTTGCCGACATCTGGCCGACCCGGATCGAGGGACAGACCCGGATTGCCAATCCCGGCTGCTTCCCCGCCGCGACGCTGATCCCGCTGGCACCGCTACTGGCCGACGGGCTGATCGAGCCGGGCAATATCGTGATGGACGTCAAGACGGGCATCTCCGGAGCGGGCCGGGGTGGCGACAGCAAGTTTGGCTATGCCGAGAGCAACGAGAACCTGATCCCGTATGGTCTGCTCAAGCACGTCCACATGCCCGAGATCGCCAGCACGATCGAGCGTTTGAGCGGCGGCAGTGCGGCTGGCCTGGTGTTCACGCCGCATCTGGTGCCGATGACCCGTGGCATCCTTGCCACCATCTACTGCCGCGGCGAGGCCACCACGGACCGGTGCCTGGACGCGGCACGGCGCTTCTATGCCGAGCGGCCGTTCGTCCGCGTGACCGACAAGCCGCCACAGACCAAATGGGCGAGCGGCTCGAATCTCGCATTCGTCAGCTATGCAGCCGATCCGGAGCGAAATCTGGTGATCGCGATGGGCGTGGTCGACAATCTCGGCAAGGGCGCGGCAGGTCAGGCGGTGCAGAACGCGAACCTGATGTGCGGCTTGCCGGAAACCGCCGGGCTGGACGGAGCCCCCGTCTGGCCCTGA
- a CDS encoding Ku protein has translation MAPRAFWKGWLKLSLVTCRVAMSPATSDREKVRFHTLNRDTGNRIVTRYVDEGTGKPVREEDEARGYASGEDSYVLIEDEDLEAIALDTVRTIDIASFVDRDDVSWLYLDKPHYLVPDDEVGAEAFAVIRDAMAKTGKVALSRLVLYRRERTVMLEPRGLGFVLWTLRYADEVRHFEGAPKAEGKPDKAALGLLGKLIDSETKPWSPDLVTDPVQEGLVDLIAAKRRKRPARKPKVAAPEPTGGNVVNIMDALRRSLKAEGGDGGRSRKR, from the coding sequence ATGGCACCCCGCGCCTTCTGGAAGGGCTGGCTGAAGCTCTCGCTCGTCACCTGCCGCGTCGCCATGTCCCCCGCCACCAGCGACCGGGAGAAGGTGCGCTTCCACACGCTGAACCGGGACACCGGCAACCGCATCGTCACGCGCTATGTGGACGAGGGCACGGGCAAGCCTGTGCGGGAGGAGGACGAGGCGCGCGGCTATGCCTCCGGCGAGGACAGCTACGTGCTGATCGAGGACGAGGATCTTGAGGCCATCGCGCTCGATACGGTGCGCACCATCGACATCGCGAGCTTCGTCGACCGCGACGACGTGAGCTGGCTCTATCTGGACAAGCCGCACTATCTGGTGCCGGACGATGAGGTGGGCGCGGAGGCCTTCGCGGTCATCCGCGACGCCATGGCGAAGACCGGCAAGGTCGCCCTCTCGCGCCTCGTGCTCTATCGCCGCGAGCGCACCGTCATGCTGGAGCCGCGCGGGCTCGGCTTCGTGCTCTGGACGCTGCGCTATGCGGACGAGGTGCGCCATTTCGAGGGCGCGCCCAAGGCCGAGGGCAAGCCCGACAAGGCTGCGCTCGGCCTGCTCGGCAAGCTCATCGACAGCGAGACGAAGCCCTGGAGCCCGGATCTCGTCACCGATCCGGTGCAGGAGGGGCTGGTCGACCTCATCGCCGCGAAGCGCCGCAAGCGTCCGGCCCGCAAGCCGAAGGTCGCCGCGCCCGAGCCCACCGGCGGCAATGTGGTGAACATCATGGATGCCCTGCGCCGCAGCCTGAAGGCCGAAGGCGGCGACGGCGGGCGCTCGCGCAAGCGCTGA
- a CDS encoding glucan ABC transporter ATP-binding protein/ permease, with translation MSLLRIYARALSLLGPLARVGGFLAIGNLALALAQFAEPILFGWIIDALAGGQSRGQLPSYDTLTPLLGGWVAFGLFNIVAGVLVSLHADRLAHRRRLGVLTEYFEHVLQLPLSFHGETHSGRLLKIMLQGTDTLWGMWLSFFREDCAAIVSLVVLLPVGIWINWRLGLVLVVLIIVFGITTAFVLRKTEALQRQVEGHHANLAEHASDALGNVALVQSYTRIEAEVRGLRDTASQVLAAQIPVLSWWALVSMATKAATTLTILAILLIGTWLYLDGLAAIGDIVTYVGFATMLIGRLDHTVSFVNRLVMSAPGLAQFFDVLDTVGQVRDKPGATELAGVKGDVRFENVSFSYDGKRSALADVDFEAKPGETIALVGSTGAGKSTALTLLHRVFDPQSGRVLIDGTDIKDVTLASLRRQIGVVFQEAMLFNRTIEDNLRVGKPDATEADLRLALERAQAWELVERNPMGLQARVGERGRALSGGERQRLSIARALLKDPPILILDEATSALDAATEVKVQAALDEVMKGRTTFVIAHRLATVRNADRILVFEHGRIVEAGTFDELVALGGRFAGLARAQFLAPPEPGGKPLVET, from the coding sequence ATGTCCCTGTTGCGTATCTATGCCCGCGCCCTGTCTCTCCTCGGCCCGCTCGCGCGGGTGGGCGGGTTCCTGGCCATCGGCAATCTCGCCCTTGCGCTGGCGCAGTTCGCCGAGCCCATCCTGTTCGGCTGGATCATCGACGCTCTGGCGGGCGGGCAATCCCGCGGGCAGTTGCCGAGCTATGACACGCTCACTCCGTTGCTCGGCGGCTGGGTCGCCTTCGGCCTGTTCAACATCGTCGCCGGCGTGCTGGTCTCGCTCCATGCGGACCGCCTCGCCCACCGGCGGCGGCTCGGCGTGCTCACCGAATATTTCGAGCACGTGCTCCAGCTCCCCCTCTCCTTCCATGGCGAGACCCATTCCGGGCGCCTGCTGAAGATCATGCTCCAGGGCACGGATACGCTCTGGGGCATGTGGCTCTCCTTCTTCCGCGAGGATTGCGCGGCCATCGTCTCGCTCGTCGTGCTGCTGCCGGTGGGCATCTGGATCAACTGGCGGCTCGGCCTCGTGCTGGTGGTGCTCATCATCGTCTTCGGCATCACCACCGCCTTCGTGCTGCGCAAGACGGAAGCCTTGCAGCGGCAGGTGGAAGGCCACCACGCCAATCTCGCCGAGCACGCCTCGGACGCTTTGGGCAATGTGGCGCTCGTGCAGAGCTACACCCGCATCGAGGCCGAGGTACGGGGCCTCCGCGACACCGCCAGCCAGGTGCTGGCGGCGCAGATCCCGGTGCTGTCCTGGTGGGCGCTGGTCTCCATGGCCACCAAGGCGGCCACCACGCTCACCATCCTCGCAATCCTGCTCATCGGCACGTGGCTCTATCTCGATGGCCTCGCCGCCATCGGCGACATCGTCACCTATGTAGGCTTCGCCACCATGCTCATCGGGCGGCTCGACCATACGGTGAGCTTCGTCAACCGGCTGGTCATGTCGGCCCCGGGCCTCGCACAGTTCTTCGATGTGCTGGATACGGTCGGGCAGGTGCGGGACAAGCCCGGCGCCACCGAGCTTGCCGGGGTGAAGGGGGACGTGCGGTTCGAGAACGTCTCCTTCTCCTACGACGGCAAGCGCAGCGCGCTCGCGGACGTGGATTTCGAGGCGAAGCCCGGCGAGACCATTGCGCTGGTCGGCAGCACCGGCGCCGGCAAGTCCACGGCGCTCACCCTGCTGCACCGGGTGTTCGATCCCCAGTCCGGCCGCGTGCTCATCGACGGCACGGACATCAAGGACGTGACACTGGCCTCCCTGCGGCGGCAGATCGGCGTGGTGTTCCAGGAGGCCATGCTCTTCAACCGCACCATCGAGGACAACCTGCGGGTCGGGAAGCCCGACGCAACGGAGGCGGACTTGCGCCTCGCGCTGGAGCGGGCGCAGGCGTGGGAACTGGTGGAGCGCAATCCCATGGGACTTCAGGCCCGCGTGGGCGAGCGCGGCCGGGCCCTCTCCGGCGGCGAGCGCCAGCGCCTCTCCATCGCCCGCGCGCTCCTGAAAGACCCACCCATCCTGATTCTCGACGAGGCGACGAGCGCCCTCGATGCCGCGACCGAGGTGAAGGTGCAGGCGGCGCTGGACGAGGTGATGAAGGGCCGCACCACCTTCGTCATCGCCCACCGCCTCGCCACGGTGCGCAATGCCGACCGCATCCTCGTCTTCGAACACGGACGCATCGTGGAAGCCGGAACGTTCGATGAACTGGTCGCCCTCGGCGGGCGCTTCGCCGGGCTTGCCCGCGCCCAGTTCCTCGCCCCGCCCGAGCCCGGCGGCAAGCCGCTGGTGGAGACCTGA